GTGCGCACGGCGGCGTTGAGGCGCGGATGGCGACCATGAGCATCGATTACCAGACGCTGAAGTTCGAGTACCGCCCGCGCGCGCATGACGCGGCCGTCCACCCGGTGATCGTCGTCGGCGCGGGCCCGGTGGGCCTGTCGGCCGCGATCGACCTCGCGCAGCAGGGCGTGCCCGTCGTGCTGCTCGACGACGACGACACGCTGTCGACCGGCTCGCGCGCGATCTGCTTCGCGAAGCGCACGCTCGAGATCTTCGACCGGCTCGGCTGCGGCGAGCGCTTCGTCGACAAGGGCGTGAGCTGGCACGTCGGCAAGGTGTTCCTGCAGGACGAGCAGCTGTACGCGTTCGACCTGCTGCCCGAGGAAGGGCATGCGCGCCCCGCGTTCATCAACCTGCAGCAGTACTACGTCGAAGGCTATCTGGCCGACCGCGCGTTCGCGCTGCCGAACATCGACATCCGCTGGAAGCACAAGGTGACGGGCGTCGAGCAGTCGGCCGACCACGCGGTGCTGACGATCGAGACGCCGGAGGGCGTCGCGACGCTGCGCGCGCAGTACGTGATCGCGGCCGACGGCTCGCGCAGCCCGATGCGCACGATGATGGGCTTCGAAAGCCACGGCCGGACGTTCAAGGACCGTTTCCTGATCGCCGACGTGAAGATGAAGGCGGAGTTTCCGACCGAGCGCTGGTTCTGGTTCGATCCGCCGTTCCACCGCAACCAGTCGGTGCTGCTGCACCGCCAGCCCGACAACGTGTGGCGCATCGACTTCCAGCTCGGCTGGGACGCCGATCCTGTCGCCGAGAAGCAGCCGGAGCGCGTGATCCCGCGCGTGCGCGCGCTGCTCGGGCCGGACGTCGAGTTCGAGCTCGAATGGGTGAGCGTCTATACGTTCCGCTGCCAGCGGATGGACACGTTCCGTCACGGCCGCGTGCTGTTCGCGGGCGATTCCGCGCACGGTGTGTCGCCGTTCGGCGCGCGCGGCGCGAACAGCGGCGTGCAGGACGCGGACAACCTCGGATGGAAGCTGAAGCTCGTGCTCGACGGCCGCTCGGCCGACAGCCTGCTCGATACGTACGCCAGCGAGCGCGAGTTCGCGGCCGACGAGAACATCCGCAACTCGACGCGCTCGACCGACTTCATCACGCCGAAGAGCCCGGTGTCGCGCGTGTTTCGCGACGCGACGCTGAAGCTCGCGCGCGACTGCGAATTCGCGCGCAAGCTCGTGAACAGCGGCCGCCTGTCGGTGCCGGCCGTGCTCGCCGATTCACCGCTGAACACGCCCGATCGCAGTGGCGACGCATTCGCGTGCGCGATGCGGCCGGGCGCGGCGGCGGCCGATGCGCCGGTGCGCGCGCTGGGTGCCTCGGGCTGGCTGCTGCAGCACCTGCGCGGCGGCTTCACGGGCGTGCTGTTCGGGCTGCCGGGCGATGCGGCCGCGCTCGCGCAGGCCGTCGACGGCCTTGCGCTGCCGGTGCGGCCCGTGCTCGTCGTGCCGGCCGGGCATGCGCAGCCGGTGGCCGGTGTCGACGTCGATATCGTGGAGGATGTCGACGGTTTCGCCGCGCAACGTTACGACGCGAAGCCCGGCACGTTCTACCTGCTGCGTCCCGACCAGCATGTCTGCGCACGCACGCGCACGCTCGACCGTCAGGCGATTGCCGACGCACTGGCGCGCGCGACCTGCGCACGCTGAACATCGCATTGCACACGACAACGACACCGGAGCCCCCGTCATGCCCTCACTCGATACCCGTCCGCGCCTGGTCGATCCGGACGCGTTCTACGAAGCGCTGATCGACATGCATCGCGACCTGTCCGACGCCGACAGCCAGCTCGTCAACGCGAAGCTGATCCTGCTGCTCGCGAACCAGATCGGCGATCTCGACGTGCTGCGCGAAGCGATGGCGCTCGCGCGCCAGGGCGTGACGCCGCCCGTGCATCCGGCCGCCGAGGCGGCGCAATGAGCGCGGCGCCGGCCGACGCACGCGTGCTCGAAGTCGAGCGCGTGATCGACGAGACCCATCGCCCGGGCTTTCACTGGATGCTGCTCGTGCTGTGCGGGCTGTGCCTCGTGATCGACGGTTTCGATGCGCAGGCGATGGGCTACGTCGCGCCGAGCGTGATCGCCGAATGGGGCGTGCCGAAGCAGGCGCTCGGCCCGGTGTTCAGCGCGAGCCTGTTCGGGATGCTGCTCGGCGCGCTCGCGCTGTCGGTGCTGGCCGACCGGATCGGGCGGCGCCCGGTGCTGATCGGCTCGACGCTGTTCTTCGCGGTGACGATGCTCGCGACGCCGTTCGCGGGGTCGATCCCGGTGCTGATGGCGCTGCGCTTCGTCACGGGCCTCGGCCTCGGCTGCATCATGCCGAACGCGATGGCGCTGGTCGGCGAGTTCAGCCCGGCCGCGCATCGCGTGAAGCGGATGATGATGGTGTCATGCGGTTTCACGCTCGGCGCGGCGATCGGCGGCTTCATCAGCGCCGCGCTGATTCCGGCGCTCGGCTGGCGTTCGGTGTTCTTCGTCGGCGGCACGGTGCCGCTCGTGCTCACGGTCGCGATGGTCGCGCGGCTGCCCGAGTCGCTGCAGTTCCTGGTGCTGAAAGGGCGCGACGCGCAGGCGCGCGACTGGCTCGCGCGCTTCGCGCCGCAGGCCGGCATCGACGCGAACACGCGGCTCGTCGTGCGCGAACGCGCCGCGACCGGCGCGCCGGTCGCCGAACTGTTCAGCCACGGCCGCCTGCCGGTCACGCTGCTGCTGTGGGCGATCAGCTTCATGAACCTGATCGATCTGTACTTCCTGTCGAACTGGCTGCCGACCGTGATGCGCGACGCGGGCTATTCGCAGGGCACGGCGGTGATCGTCGGCACGGTGCTGCAGACCGGCGGCGTGATCGGCACGCTGTCGCTCGGCTGGTTCATCGAACGCTACGGCTTCGTGCGCGTGCTGTTCGTGTGCTTCGCGTGCGCGGCCGTATCGGTAGGGCTGATCGGCTCGGTCGCGCATGCGCTGCCGTGGCTGCTGGTCGCCGTGTTCGCGGGCGGGTTCTGCGTGGTCGGCGGGCAGCCGGCCGTGAACGCGCTCGCGGGCCAGTATTACCCGACGTCGCTGCGCTCGACGGGCATCGGCTGGAGCCTCGGCATCGGCCGGATCGGCTCGGTGCTCGGGCCGCTCGTCGGCGGACAACTGATTGCGCTCAACTGGTCGAACGGTGCGCTGTTCCACGCGGCCGCGGTGCCCGTGCTGTGCTCGGCGCTGTTCGTCCTCGGCCTGGCGGGTGTGACGCGGCGAAGCGGCGCGCAGGCGCCGAACGCCGCCATGAATTGATGGAGAAAGGAAACGATGACGCTTGACCTGTCGAAACCGGCGACTGCCGGCTACCTGAGCGGTTTCGCGAACGAATTCGCGACCGAGGCGCTGCCCGGCGCGCTGCCGCACGGCCGCAACTCGCCGCAGCGCGCGCCGTACGGGCTGTATGCGGAGCAGTTGTCGGGCACCGCGTTTACCGCGCCGCGCGGCCACAACCGCCGCTCGTGGCTGTACCGCATCCGCCCGGCGGCCGTGCACCGGCCGTTCGAGCCGTTCGCGGGCCCGCAGCGGCTCGTGTCGGAATTCGGCGACTCGGCCGACGTGCCGCCGACGCCGCCGAACCAGTTGCGCTGGGATCCGCTGCCGATGCCGGTCGAGCCGACCGATTTCGTCGAAGGGCTGGTGACGATGGCCGGCAACGGCTCGGCGGCCGCGATGAACGGCTGCGCGATTCACCTGTACGCGGCGAACCGCTCGATGCAGGACCGCTTCTTCTACAGCGCGGACGGCGAACTGCTGATCGTTCCGCAGCAGGGCCGGCTCTTCATTGCGACCGAATTCGGCCGGCTCGACGTCGAGCCGTTCGAGATCGCGGTGATCCCGCGCGGCGTGCGTTTTTCCGTCGCGCTGCCGGACGGCGACGCGCGCGGCTACATCTGCGAAAACTTCGGCGCGCAGCTGCGCCTGCCGGATCTCGGCCCGATCGGCTCGAACGGTCTCGCGAACCCGCGCGACTTCCTGACGCCGCAGGCCGCGTACGAAGACCGCGAAGGCGCGTTCGAGCTGATCGCGAAGCTGAACGGCCGCCTGTGGCGCGCGGACATCGGCCATTCGCCGCTCGACGTCGTCGCGTGGCACGGCAACTACGCACCGTACAAATACGATCTGCGCCTGTTCAACACGATCGGCTCGATCAGCTTCGACCATCCCGATCCGTCGATCTTCCTCGTGCTGCAGTCGCAGAGCGATACGCCGGGCGTCGACACGATCGACTTCGTGATCTTCCCGCCGCGCTGGCTCGCGGCCGAGGATACGTTCCGCCCGCCGTGGTTCCACCGCAATGTCGCGAGCGAGTTCATGGGGCTCGTGCACGGCGCATACGACGCGAAGGCCGAAGGCTTCGTGCCGGGCGGCGCGAGTCTGCATAACTGCATGTCGGGCCACGGGCCCGACGCGGACACGTTCGAGAAGGCGTCCGCGAGCGACACGACGAAGCCGCACAAGGTCGACGCGACGATGGCGTTCATGTTCGAGACCCGCACGCTGATCCGGCCGACGCGCTACGCGCTCGACACCGCGCAGCTGCAGGCGGACTACTTCGAATGCTGGCAAGGCATCCAGAAACACTTCAATCCGGAGCAACGATGAGCGATACCCAAGACTGGCGCGCGACGCTCGACCCGGCCCGCAAGAGCTGGGTCGAGACGGCGAACGATCCCGCCTGCGATTTCCCGATCCAGAACCTGCCGTTCGGGATCTTCAGCGATGCGAAGCAGGCGGCGCGCCGTGCGGGCGTCGCGCTCGGCGACCAGGTCGTCGATCTCGCTGTGCTGGCGCGCGCGGGCCTCGTGACGCTGCCGGCCGACGCCGATGCGTTCGCCGCGCCGACGCTCAACGCGTTCATCGCGCTCGGCCGCGACGCGTGGCGCAGCGTGCGCGTGCAGTTGTCGGACCTGTTCTCGCGCGACAACGCACGGCTGCGCGACGATACGGCGCTGCGCGCGCAGGTGCTCGTCGCGCAGCGCGACGCGACGCTGCATCTGCCGGTCGAGATTCCCGGCTATACCGATTTCTATTCGTCGAAGGAACATGCGACCAACGTCGGCTCGATGTTCCGCGATCCGAAGAATGCGCTGCTGCCGAACTGGTCGGAGATGCCGATCGGCTACAACGGCCGCGCGTCGTCGGTGGTCGTGAGCGGCACGCCGGTGCGGCGCCCGAACGGGCAACTGAAGCTGCCCGACCAGGAACGCCCGGTGTTCGGCGCGTGCCGTAAGCTCGACATCGAACTGGAGACGGGCTTCATCGTCGGCAAGGGCAATGCGCTCGGCGAGCCGATCGCGTGCGAGGACGCGGAGGCGCACATCTTCGGGATGGTGCTGCTGAACGACTGGAGCGCGCGCGATATCCAGCAGTGGGAATACGTGCCGCTCGGCCCGTTCAACTCGAAGGGCTTCGCGACGACGATCTCGCCGTGGATCGTCACACTCGACGCGCTCGAACCGTTCCGCACCGCGCAGCCGGAGCAGGCGCCGCAGCCGCTCGCGTATCTGCAGCACGCGGGCAAGCATGGGTTCGACATCGCGCTCGAAGTGACGCTGCGCGCCGAGGGCGACGCCGAAGCGACGTCGATCTGCCGCACCAACTTCAAGCACATGTACTGGACGATGGCGCAGCAGCTCGCGCATCACACGGTCGCGGGCTGCAACACACGGGTCGGTGACCTGATGGGATCGGGCACGATCAGCGGGCCGACGAAGGATTCGTTCGGCAGCCTGCTCGAACTGACGTGGAACGGCAAGGAGCCGGTCGCGCTGGACGGCGGCGGCAGCCGCACGTTCATCGACGACGGCGACGAGTTGACGCTGAAGGGCTGGTGCCAGGGCGACGGCTATCGTGTCGGCTTCGGCACGTGCGCCGGCAAGATCCTGCCGGCGCGTAACGCGTAACGCGCAAGACGCAGCGTGTAGTACGGCAGTACCGGGCGGCCCGTATCAAGCGGGCCGTCGTCAATGTGTCGGCGGATGTCAGACCGCGCGTTGCACCGTGGCGCGGCGTTCCCACAGCGCGGCCGCGACGAATGCCGCGACGCAGACGACCAGCACGCCGACCAGCGCGTTGCTGCCCAGTTGCTCCATCAATGCGCCCGCAACGAGCGGGCCGCCGAAGCTCGCGGCGCTCCACGACGCCGACACGAGCGAGCTCGCGGTGACGAGCGCCGCACCGCGGAAGCGTTCGCCGCACGCGACGAGCGACAGCGTATAGATGCTGCCGGCCGCCGCGCCGAGCACGAACAGCAGCGGCCAGCACAGCCACGGGTTCGCGATGACGAATGGCAGCAGCGGCAGGCCGGCCAGCACGATCCAGCCCGCGCCGAGGTGCACGCGTTCGCGGCCGAGCTTGTCCGCGAGCCAGCCGATCGGGAACTGCATCGCGGTATCGCCGAACAGCATGATCGACGCGAGCAGCACGGCGGTCGCGCTCGCGACGCCGTGATCCATCGCGTAGAGCGGCAGCAGCGACAGCGCGAGCGTGTCGAACAGCGCGAAGAACCCGGTGCCGATGATCAGCGCGGGCATGCGCGGCAGCACCGCGAGCCAGTGATCGTGTTCCGCGTGATGTGCGTCGTCGCCGGCGAGCGGCGCGCGCCGGATCGTCGCGAGCGTCGGCAGCGCGAGCAGGAACAGCGCGCCGCACAGCGCGAAGCGGATGCTCGTCGCGCCCGCGATCTGGCTCACGAGCACGGGGCCCGCCATCTGGAACAGCGTGAAATTGGTCGCGTAGATCGCGACGACGCGGCCGCGCGTCGAATCGTCGGCGAGCTGGTTGACCCATGCTTCGCCGATCGTGAACAGCAGCATCAGCGCGGCGCCGCACAACACGCGCAGCACGCCCCACAGGATCAGGTTCGACGTGAACTGCATCAGCGCGGTGGCCGCCGCGAGCAGCACGACCGACACGACGATCGCGCGGCGTGAGCCGATGTGTCGCGCGAGTGCGGTGACGAACGGGACGATCGCGAGGCCGCCGAGGGCCTGCGCGGCCGTCAGCATGCCGACGACGTTGGTGCCGTGTCCGGCTTCGGTCAGCGCGAGCGCGGTGAGCGGCAGCGTGGCGCCGGTCCCGAGGCCGACGACCGCGACGCTCAGGATGAGCGCGAGGAAATCACGATTAAGAATGGCTTTCATCGGCGGCGATGCTACACCGGGGACCTTGAAAGGTCCATGAAGGCCATCAGGTTCGAATGGCGTTGCGCGCGCAACGAATGCGCGCGGCCCCGCGTTACACGTATTCGGTCGGCACGACCACCGGGCGGCGTTCGAGCGACGCCGACCACAGCGTGAGCGCCAGCGCCGCGACGGCCATCGCGACCCCGACCCACGGCAGGTTCACGAGCGGCACGCCGGAACCGATCGCCATCCCGCCGAGCCAGGCGCCCGTCGCGTTGCCGAGGTTGAATGCGCCCTGGTTCAGCGTCGACGCGAGGTTAGGTGCGTCGCTCGCGCGGTCGACGATCAGGATCTGCAGCGGCGGCACGATCGCGAACGCGAGGATGCCCCACACGAAGATCGTCGCGAGCGCGGCGAACGGCAGGTGCATCGTGCCCGCGAACAGCGCGAGGACGATGCCGATCAGCGCAAGCGTCGCGATCAGCGACGGCATCCGGCGCCAGTCGGCGAGCTTGCCGCCGAGCGTGCCGCCGACCGTCAGCCCGAGGCCGAACAGCAGCAGCACATACGTGACCTGACGCGGCGAGAAGCCGGTCACGTCCTCGAGGATCGGCGTGATGTACGTGAACACGCTGAACAGGCTCGCGGACGCGAGCACGCTGATGCCGAGCACCATCAGCACCTGCGGGTGCTTCAGCACGCTGAATTCGCGCGTGATGCTGGTGTCGGGCATCGCGAGATTCTTCGGCAGGCACACGGCGAGCGCGGCGGCCGCGGCGATGCCGATGCCGGTGACGGCCCAGAACGTCGCGCGCCAGCCGAACGCCTGGCCGAGCGCGGTGCCGAGCGGCACGCCGAGCACATTCGCGAGCGTGAGGCCCGTGAACATCAGCGCGATCGCCTGTGCGCGGCGGTTCGGCGCGACGAGGTTGCTCGCGACTACCGAGCCGATCCCGAAGAACGCGCCGTGGCAGAACGCGGTGACGACGCGGGCGGCCATCAGCACCGCATAGCCGGGGGCGATCGCACAGAACAGGTTGCCCGCGATGAACAGCCCGATCAGGCCCATCAGTGCGCGCTTGCGCGGCATCTTCGCGGTGACGATCGCGAGGATCGGCGCGCCGATCGTCACGCCGAGCGCGTAGCCCGACACGAGCATCCCGGCGGCCGGAATCGACACGCCGAGGTCGCGCGCGACATTGGGCAGCAGCCCCATGATCACGAATTCGGTGGTACCGATTCCAAATGCGGCGACGGCAAGGGCGAAAAGAGGTAAGGGCATCGCGGTAGGCTCGGGAAAAGCCGCCGCTCGGGCCAGGCGCGGATGCGCGGGGCGGGCGGACGGTAAGGCGAACGACAGCCGCGATTCTACTTCAGTGAAAACCCCTATGCTCGGGGCCAAAACGGATGTTGCCGGCGTGCGACGGGGTAGCGCGTGTAAAGCGCACAGTGTGGGATTCGACGAAGGTTTGCAGCGGCGAATGTGCCGGGGTCGGAACGATGACGGCGGTGGGGCCGCTCGTCAGGCGATTCGTTCGGGAGACCCGTCGGGGAAGGCGTTCGATGCGTTTGCCGCGTCGGCGTCCGGTGTTGCGTCCGCCGGCGACGAAGGCGAACCGGCGGCGTCGATCGCGGCCGGTTTGTCCCAGCCGTTCTCGAACAGGCACGCTTCGATCGGCATCCGCGTGGCCCAGCGTTCCGCTTCGAGCATCGGCTTCGCATAGAACGCGTCGACGTGCCCGACGCACAGCACGGCGATCGGCTTTGCGCCGTCGGGCATGCGAAGCAGCGTGCGCAGCGCATCGACGTCGAACAGCGACACCCAGCCCATCCCGAGCCCTTCCGCGCGGGCCGCGAGCCACATGTTCTGGATTGCGCACGCGGCGGACGCCAGATCCATCTCCGGCAGCGTGCGGCGGCCGAACACGTGGCGCTCGCGGCCGTCGGCGAGCGCGACGACCAGCAGCTCGCCGCATTCGCGCACGCCTTCGACCTTCAGCCGCATGAATTCGTCCTGGCGCTCGCCGAGCGCGTCGGCGGTCGCGCGGCGTTCGGCCTCGACCAGCGCGTGGATCGCGGTGCGCAGCGCGGGATCGGTGATGCGGATGAAGCGCCACGGCTGCATGAAGCCGACGCTCGGCGCGTGGTGCGCGGCGCGCAACAAGCGCGCGAGCACGGCCGGATCGACGGGCGCCGGCGTGAAATGGCGCATGTCGCGCCGTTCGAAAATGGCGCGGTAGACGGCGGCGATGTCGGAGTCGTCGAAACGCATGAGCGGCAAAGGCAAGGAAGGACGTCGGCGCAACGATAACAGACGGCGCGCACGAAACGTTACTTCAGCAGAAACAATGCACTGAATTGTTGACGAAGTCGGGTGCGGTGCGCAGCAACAGGCGCGAGCAAACGATTGCGGGTGCGCTGCCTGCCGTCAAACGTGCTGTTTCTCAACGGTTTGCCATCACGACGTTCTGCGGAGCCCCCGCATGCCAAGCCTCGATGTTCAGCAGCGTCGTCTGCGCGATCTCCGCCAACGCTTCGCGCGTGAAGAACGCCTGGTGCGACGTGACGATCACGTTCGGGAACGTCAGCAGGCGCGCGAGCACGTCGTCCTGCAGCGGCAGGTCGGAGTGATCCTCGAAGAAGAGCCCGCTTTCCTCCTCGTACACGTCGAGCCCGAGATGGCCGAGCTGGCCGCTCTTGAGCGCGTCGACCAGCGCCTGCGCATCGACGAGGCCGCCGCGGCCGGTGTTGATCAGCATCGCGCCGTGCTTCATCCGTGCAAGGGTCTGCGCATTGATCAGATGGTGCGTCGACGGCAGCAGCGGGCAGTGCAGGCTGACGATGTCGGCGTGGTGCAGCAACGCGTCGAGTTCGACATAGCGCGCGCCGAACGCGATCAGCTCGTCGTTGTACGGCGGCACCGAATGCGCGAGCACATGCATCCCGAAGCCCATCATGATCTTCGCGAACACGCTGCCGATGATGCCGGTGCCGATCACGCCGACGGTCTTGCCGTGCAGGTCGAAGCCGAGCAGGCCGTTCAGCGAGAAGTCGCCTTCGCGGGTGCGCGCGACGGCGCGCGGCAGGCGGCGGTTGAGCGCGAGGATCAGTGCGACCGCGTGCTCGGCGACCGCATGCGGCGAATAGGCGGGCACGCGCACGACCGCGATGCCGAGCCGCTCGGCGGCCGCCAGGTCGACATGGTTGAAGCCCGCCGAGCGCAGCGCGATCAGGCGCGTGCCGCCGTCCGCGAGCCGTTCGAGCACGGCCGCGTCGACGGTATCGTTGACGAACGGGCAGACGACTTCATAGCCATGCGCGAGGATCGCGGTCTCCGCGTCGAGGTGCGACGGCTGGAAGTGCAGTCGATAGCCGAACTGCCGGTTGGCGGCGCTAAACGAATCGTCGTCGTACTGCCGGCTGCTGAACAGGATTACGCGCACGCTGCACCTCCGATGGCTGTCGCGCGCAGTTTACTGCAGGCCCGTGATGATGTCGGAGCGTTCAGGCCCGCGCGACGGCCGCAGGAAGCCGTAGTCCGTCCGTTCTCGGGCCTTCTGCGCGCTGAAGTGGTCGAGTGCGTGCTCGACGAAGCTGCGCGTGCGGGCCGGCACGTACTGGCGGTTCGGGTAGACGAGCGACAACTGCGCGTCCGGATCGTCGATCCGGTAGCCGGCCAGCAGCCGAACGAGCGTGCCGCTGTTGAGCGCGTCGGCGACGCACGGTTCGGGCAGCACCGCGATGCCGGCGCCGGCCACGGCGGCCGCCTGGACCAGCGCGAGCTGGTTGACCGTGCAGGCCGGGCGCACCGTGACGGAATGCGCGACGCCGTCGTGGCCGACCAGTTGCCACGCGGGCGCGTGCTGGTGCGGCGCGAGCGTGACCCAGTCGTGGCCCGGCAGGTCGTCGGGCACGCGCGGCTCGCCGCGCCGTTCGAGATAGGCCGGCGCCGCGCACGCGACGAACGGGTTCGGCGCGAGCGCATGGCCGATCAGAGACGGGTTGCCGTCGAGCCGGTTGCCCGTGACGATACCGACGTCGTAGCCCGAATCGAGCACGTCGAGCGGCCCCTCGGCGACGGTCAGCTGCACGCGCAGCTCGGGGTAGCGGTGCCGGAAGCTGCTGACGAGCGGAGTCAGCGCAAGCGGCGACAGCAGGCCCGACGCGACGACGCGCAGCGTGCCGGCCGGTTCGCGCACGGCATGCGCGACGGACGACTCGAGGTGGTCGAATTCCTCGAGCAGCGCGCGGCAACCGTCGAGGTAGCGCACGCCGGCCTCGGTGAGCGACAGGTTGCGCGTGGTGCGGTGGATCAGCCGTGTGTTCAGGTGGCCCTCGAGCATCGCGATCGAACGCGTGACGAGCGCATTGGACACGCCGAGATGGTGCGCCGCGCGCCGGAAGCTTTGCTGCTCGGCGACGCAGACGAATACACGCATGGTCTGAATCTGGTTCATGGCTTGTGTATTTCTGGCCCGGTTGATTGATTATGGTTGTGATTTTTTGCCGCGCAACCTCGAAATTGCATCACACGGCACCCAGTTCTCGCTCGTATCGAAAAATCGGTTTTCGATTCCGCAGACGATTGTTAAATACAGAAGCGATATCCGTCAACCTGAGAAAAGGGGCGGGTTGCGGAAAATCGAAATCGCGGGTACCGGTTAAACGCGGTGATGCCGCACGCGCCTGCCGGGAAAAACCGGCGCGGTATTGGAATATGCGTCGATGTGGCGAATATTTCTTATGTTAATCAATTGGTTGCATGTTATTCGATCAGGCCGTATCGGGTAATTTGAGGAGTCGTCCCCCCAATACATGCTGCAATAATGGATGTTTTTCCTGCGTGCGAATTTCGCGTATCGCATTCCGCGCGGCGATTTTTATCGGGCACCCGGTCTATTCCGTTCGGTGCGCAAGTCGTGCTGAACCGCCGGCATCGGCGAATCGCGGCGATATTGCCGGAGAAAATCGCGCGCATGGCGCCCGGATGGAACCGTTTCGCAACCGGCCGGCAATCCCTTTCCAATCCGGAACGCCATCGCGCGACACGCGCGCGGCCGGCTGGCCCGGTCGGGCGACCGGGCCAGCGTCGTGCTGTCCGGTCGCGCGTGCCTCTTGCGCGAGGCCGCGGAACGCGGAATGATCGATCAGTTCGCCATGCAGCGCGGCGAGCGTCCGTGCACTTCCTTTCCTCACCTGCTACCCGCCATGTCTATCGATTACTCGCCGATTCCCTGTCCCGTCGTCGTGCCGCTCGACGCGATCCTGCCCGAAGAACCGCTGCTGATGATGGGGGCCGGCCCGGTTCCGATTCCGGCCGCCGTCGCGAAGGCGAACACGGTCGTGATCAACCACCTCGGTGCGACGATGGCGAAGATCATCGAGCAGGTGAAGGAGATGGGGCGCTACGTGTTCCAGACCCGCACGAAGTGGGTGCTCGGCGTCGCGGGCCCCGGCTCGGCCGCGATGGAAATGGCGATCTCGAACCTGGCGTGGCGCGGCACGCGCGTGCTGTCGATCCGCAACGGTTTCTTCAGCGCGCGGATGGCCGAGATGGCCACGCGCGTCGGTGCCGACGTCGCGACGCTCGAAGTGGCCGATCGCGCGGT
The nucleotide sequence above comes from Burkholderia pyrrocinia. Encoded proteins:
- a CDS encoding 2-hydroxyacid dehydrogenase, with protein sequence MRVILFSSRQYDDDSFSAANRQFGYRLHFQPSHLDAETAILAHGYEVVCPFVNDTVDAAVLERLADGGTRLIALRSAGFNHVDLAAAERLGIAVVRVPAYSPHAVAEHAVALILALNRRLPRAVARTREGDFSLNGLLGFDLHGKTVGVIGTGIIGSVFAKIMMGFGMHVLAHSVPPYNDELIAFGARYVELDALLHHADIVSLHCPLLPSTHHLINAQTLARMKHGAMLINTGRGGLVDAQALVDALKSGQLGHLGLDVYEEESGLFFEDHSDLPLQDDVLARLLTFPNVIVTSHQAFFTREALAEIAQTTLLNIEAWHAGAPQNVVMANR
- a CDS encoding LysR family transcriptional regulator; translation: MNQIQTMRVFVCVAEQQSFRRAAHHLGVSNALVTRSIAMLEGHLNTRLIHRTTRNLSLTEAGVRYLDGCRALLEEFDHLESSVAHAVREPAGTLRVVASGLLSPLALTPLVSSFRHRYPELRVQLTVAEGPLDVLDSGYDVGIVTGNRLDGNPSLIGHALAPNPFVACAAPAYLERRGEPRVPDDLPGHDWVTLAPHQHAPAWQLVGHDGVAHSVTVRPACTVNQLALVQAAAVAGAGIAVLPEPCVADALNSGTLVRLLAGYRIDDPDAQLSLVYPNRQYVPARTRSFVEHALDHFSAQKARERTDYGFLRPSRGPERSDIITGLQ
- the bluB gene encoding 5,6-dimethylbenzimidazole synthase; this translates as MRFDDSDIAAVYRAIFERRDMRHFTPAPVDPAVLARLLRAAHHAPSVGFMQPWRFIRITDPALRTAIHALVEAERRATADALGERQDEFMRLKVEGVRECGELLVVALADGRERHVFGRRTLPEMDLASAACAIQNMWLAARAEGLGMGWVSLFDVDALRTLLRMPDGAKPIAVLCVGHVDAFYAKPMLEAERWATRMPIEACLFENGWDKPAAIDAAGSPSSPADATPDADAANASNAFPDGSPERIA